The Phaeacidiphilus oryzae TH49 region GGTCGGGGACTGCGAACGGACCGGTCTGCTGCTGGCGGAGCTACTGGGCCGGCCGAGGCGCTGGGAGGAACTCGCCGGCCGAGGACGCGCCCTGGTGGAGGAACGCTTCGGAGCGATTCGCCTTGCCGAGCGGTACGCGCGGCTGTACCGAGGACTGCTGCCCTGAAAGCGCATGTGGGACAAACGATCGGGGCCGGGGATGGACGCAAGGGAGACGGACGGACGAGGATGCGGCAGACTCCTGTGGACTGCCCTGGTCATCGTCCTGGGGCTGATCACCGCAGCGCTGGTGGCGACCACGAGCAAAGGGCACGGGCAGGCCGAGCACTACTACTTCGGCACTCTGACGACGGATCCGGCGAAGGCCGGCCAGGAGCACGACCGCGGCATCGAGGTGGCCCAGCTGAATCTGCGCTGGGACCTGTACGAGCCGGCTCCAGGTGTCTACGACCGCGACTACCTCGCGGAACTCAGCCGCACGCTGCGGACCCTGCACCGGGCCGGCTCCAGGATCGAGGTCGGTCTCGGCCTGAACCATCCGCCCGGCTGGCTGTTCGACCGCTTTCCGGATGCCGCGTACGTCGACCAGTACGGCAACCGGTACACCGGAACGGCGAACATCGTGTTCAGCGCAGCCGTCCGGGGAGAGGCACAGGCCTATCTGGCCCGGGTGCAGCGGGACATCGGGCTCGGCACGTTCTGGGCGATCCGCGTCGGCGTGGACGCCGAAGGAGAGTTCCTCTACCCACCGGCCAACACCGGCGGCGGATCCATCAACTACTGGGCCTTCGACTCGAACGCCCAGGGCGGGGCCGCCGATCCCGGAAGGCCTGCCACCATCCTCCCCGATCCCTTCCCCGGCTGGCGCCCGGGCTCGCACGAGTACCGGGGAAGGGCCTTCAGCACGGCCGAGGTGGCGCAGTGGTACCACTGGTACCTCGGCTCCCTCGCGGACGCGGTCGACTGGCAGATCGGCTTCTACCGGTCCCTCGGCTA contains the following coding sequences:
- a CDS encoding beta-galactosidase, whose amino-acid sequence is MDARETDGRGCGRLLWTALVIVLGLITAALVATTSKGHGQAEHYYFGTLTTDPAKAGQEHDRGIEVAQLNLRWDLYEPAPGVYDRDYLAELSRTLRTLHRAGSRIEVGLGLNHPPGWLFDRFPDAAYVDQYGNRYTGTANIVFSAAVRGEAQAYLARVQRDIGLGTFWAIRVGVDAEGEFLYPPANTGGGSINYWAFDSNAQGGAADPGRPATILPDPFPGWRPGSHEYRGRAFSTAEVAQWYHWYLGSLADAVDWQIGFYRSLGYQGYLKVLVPGSGYYPASLQEAIGHFLQGATTPGLLGSGAGFFKTLALIKQRAGVVITSTSLVDGSGTPRNNGCARSDLKVDILALPADPVIYSWSSVRWIANIAVRDGFTRLSGESAGAQVADYYPGVMDDAARQMSSCGLRGLMWAFDESLYDGTPGSSLADYASVVRRYRQAPVDGLGALAGQ